In Brienomyrus brachyistius isolate T26 chromosome 2, BBRACH_0.4, whole genome shotgun sequence, the genomic window TAGGGCCAGTACTGGTATGTTAAAGTAATGTGACTGAAGACTGATGCATGTCTGATATTGGGCAGTAGATAAACACAGATAAGAAATACCAGTTCAGTGATGGAGTAATGGGTTGATCAGTATTTGATTAATGGAGAATTCAACTGAAACTGTCTCACAAAAACCAGAGTCAGAAATTTCAAGTATGGCACGGAGAGAACTCCATTTCGCAACCACTTTTCAGCTAATGGGGTTATAATGAGACATAGATCAACGGTGACTGCTGTTTTGGGGTTTAATAGGATGTTTTGTGTAGTGGGCGTGAATGCCAATTGTTTGAGCTTGTTTGAAGTTAGAGGGGCAAGATAGACGAAACAGTGGATGTGGGTATGGAAGCAGTGGAAATAAGGATTTGTAGTTTGTAGGAGAGATCACCGCCCCCAATCAGTTAAATTACACCAGACGTTCCTTCATAACTAATTGTGAGTCTAACTGATCATGACGAAGGCTATTTAACATTTTTCAGGAGCTGTGGAAGTCACGAATGAATGACGGCCCGTTGAACATGTGTTACTGTCTGAGTGTGCAGCTGGATCCTCCAAGTCCAGAAGTTGTTGTGAAGATCCACGACAGAGAGCTGCAGCTGAGGTTGAGCTGTTCAAATGCCCCAGAAATAGATGTACATTCCCCTCAGCTGctggaaggtggcagcacagccCACCAGGAAGAGGAGCGCCCTCCTACAGTGACCTCAGCATCCGACCATGACTACTGCCGCCACGCACGTGTAATCTCCCCAGACTGGTATCACAGCACTTCCCAGAAAATCCAAAGTTTATTGGTTATCATGGAGGACTTGATGGGCGAGGTTGAGAAGGAGAAACAAGAGACTGTCTCGCTACTTTTGGAGCACATGGAGCAGAGTATGAAGGGTAGGTTAGATGAGAGGGGACTGTCCGACCTTGTATTGCGTCTCCTAGAGTCACAAGAACAGAGAGCCATGGTCCCAGGCTCTATATACTGCAGCCCTCTGCTCTGCACTGTTGCCGGGTGGCTGGGCCACCGTTTTCATACTGCAAACAGCTGCATCAGCCAGCAAGTGGAgagctttaagatgcagcacaTCGACCACATCACAGATCTGCCAGCTGCTGAGCAgctggctgctgagctgtttcCTGAGGCCATGCGGGTGCTGCTTCTGAACTGGATGGGCCTGAGCGACAGCAGCGCCGTCTGGAAGCGGCACAGCGAGTATCCCATCCTGCTCCTGATCCTCGAGTTTGCGAACCACAATCTTATCACAGGTGTGGCCCATGTCCTGTACTCTAGTTTGATATGCAAATAGACCAACATACAAAATTTATTGTACATGCGATGTAcaatttatttttacaagtcaTCGGTACAGACCAGTAAGCCCATTATTTTTCATGTTGCCAAATCAATAAAGCACAATTATCAGCTCAGCCTTGAGATGAAAATTACTATGTTCATTGAAGACTGACTTTTGGTTGTTCTTTGTCATGTGTTTTTGGGTGTGGACAGACATTGCGAGCTGTCAGTTTACAATGGAAAGTTAGCAGTAGGCCTTTGAACAGTTTGTTGTAAACTGTTTATTTTATACGTCAGAATTGCCTTTTACCAGGACTGCCCCCATTGGTACAATGGCTTACAAAATGCACAGAAATAACCATTCATTTACTTCTGCATACCATAGATGTAATTTACCTAAACGTGACTATGGTCTTGTCATAGATGCTAGTAAAAGCACAGTTAGAAGTGAATTTTTTTACATGAATTCCTTAAAATACAATTCAGctgctaagcctgtgtgcctgtaatcacaagGTCTCCAGTTTTAGCACCCAACTTTAGCACGCCTGCGGCTCCTAGAGCAAAGCCCATAACCACAAGCTGGCTGGGCatcccaacaggtggctgcccttcgcggaCAGCTTTAGAGAGGTGAAAAAGAACTTCCCCATGGGGACAATAAAGGAtctattattataattaaatcaaaaggGTTTTGCACATTAATCGGTAGAACAAATttcaattttttacattttattgagGGAACAATTTTATATGAAGGATTGCTGATGTCAGCACTGACATACAGAACCACCACCAGGGATACTACTCCCTCTGATTTACAAGGAAATTGAACAGTAAAACTAGTAAAGGCTTTCTGATCAAACGCTACATACCTCAAACATATCTCCTTCCCCAGATGAAATGGTACTGATCTTTGACTTTACAGCTACAGAAtgtttcaaatgaaaatatatatacaatttTAGTACAAAAAAGCAGTCTCTTACCTCTGCTCCCCAGGTTGTCGTAGTCACATTAAACCAttgcataatttttaaaaagattTCAACTGCTGAACTAAATCAGCATTTCACTATTTACATATGAATGTTCAGGTGACTTTTTCCCCCTCCCTTGAATTATGGTCAAATACAACATCCATGCAAGCTAGTACACTAGCTTCCCATCCCAAAATAAATGATAGGTTTACCCACAACAACTCTTTGACAATTCCCAGCAATACCTAGGAGCTAAGTACAGATCAGGGAGGACAGTGTCACAGGGTATCCATCCCCCtcgaggagaaggaggaagagaagCCAAGACCCATTCCTCTCTGGGTGTGGGTTTGTGACCTGGCCATCTCATACTGAACATCCAAGTTTCGGAACATCTCCTCCTGCTGCTGGAGAGTCTTCAAGCCTTCATCGTTGAGCAGGCCAGGGTCACCACCTTCCTCCTCACCCTGGGAAAAAGATGGTATTAAATGCTGATGAAAAATCAGGAACAAACCAGACAGCCATGAAGCATACCTTTTGCTGGGTTTTTACTCCTGTCCTTACTTTAGCCTAACTTGTTCAATTCTAATTTTCTTGTTAAATTTTTGCTAattttacagtaatacacaaatTATAATAGGGTACAACAGGAGTGGTTCCCTGGCATGTAAACAGCAACCCTCAGTTTCCTTACTTGCTTACTCATCACACTACACAGAAGTGTCTTTCCACGGGCAGTATGTAGCCTGTTCACTTACTTTAATACCCATCAGCTTGCGGAATTTAACATTTTGGTCCTTGTTTCCGAAGTTCAGCTTCTCCCACAGCTCAGCAGTCTGTGACTTGTCCTTAAAGAATGTATAACAAGTATGTTAGTCTTCTCCCCAGGTCCATTCACGATACATTTCAAACTTCTAAAAAGCCATTTAAGTTAGTGAAACATTCCACAAAATTCAGCATGACAGCATACAGTGACCCACTCACATTTGAGAGAGATCCCTGTGAATGTGTAAATTCACAAATAAATCTTGGGCACCCCTAACTGCAACTCatgtctgctagcctgaatgaACCTAAAGTCTTATTACCAATTTCTAAACAAccattactgtactgtacacttTGCATGTCCAATAGCTTTGTCATTTTCTATGTAGACCTTTAATACACAGACCACCTTAAATTATAACCCTGTAGGCACaaagggcgcttttccaccacaccacgtaccgtacttttggtgcttcaaggtgttggttttccactggcatgaaaACTGGTACCAGCACTGAATGACATCAGAAAGA contains:
- the si:ch211-110p13.9 gene encoding uncharacterized protein si:ch211-110p13.9, with the translated sequence MAEPHLISTIFLPHWRSGDRGIRFLYLADCCSFRISQSCDTKDSMLPLFLGADLFAKTNIRTENHPRYHAKFAKKGLATKLAFSSGFRLHGLRLPTGNNSLWFYSIQGVFRVAFELYSQHEQLSVLEAFQELWKSRMNDGPLNMCYCLSVQLDPPSPEVVVKIHDRELQLRLSCSNAPEIDVHSPQLLEGGSTAHQEEERPPTVTSASDHDYCRHARVISPDWYHSTSQKIQSLLVIMEDLMGEVEKEKQETVSLLLEHMEQSMKGRLDERGLSDLVLRLLESQEQRAMVPGSIYCSPLLCTVAGWLGHRFHTANSCISQQVESFKMQHIDHITDLPAAEQLAAELFPEAMRVLLLNWMGLSDSSAVWKRHSEYPILLLILEFANHNLITGVAHVLYSSLICK